The proteins below are encoded in one region of Haloterrigena turkmenica DSM 5511:
- a CDS encoding ABC transporter ATP-binding protein, which produces MNGESADQDVILEVRNASVEFDMGRGTSRVLDDVSMDIRQSEILGVVGESGSGKSMFASALLDAVVDPGQLTGEVIYHPEDGDPVDIANADRDLLKRYRWKEISMVFQGAMSSFNPTQRIRDHFTETLKAHDHTLKSGMDHARKLLRELHLDPDRVLDAYPHELSGGMQQRALIALSLVLKPRVLVMDEPTAALDLLMQRSILGLLENLQERYDLTVVFITHDLPLVAGLADRIGVLYAFQMVEVGPTDEILRDPAHPYTRDLLNAVPNLETPLDSMTPIEGQAPDPVNTATGCRYVSRCPLATGECRSEDPPFFDVSADHETACHHWERAREEIPFDQTESPKQVETDVVTGRQSDDPVLSLNDVDVHFEQSSGLWSKLTGDSETVYAVNDVTLDIYENDVVALVGESGCGKTTLGKTAIGVQRPTSGRVSHRGVDVWEARDGGDDAYDEIRSSLQIIHQDPGSSLNPNRSVQEILETPLKQAQNDLSFKDRRERIIAMLEYVGLSPARDYAERYPHQLSGGEKQRVALVRALFMNPDLILADEAVSALDVSLRVEMMDLMLELQQRFDTSYLFISHNFENARYLAGRVDGRIGVMYLGNIVEIGPAEEIIQNPRHPYTKILRWSTADIDPDDSSGELPVRNIDIPDPVDPPSGCSFQTRCPKAREHCTEECPSLDPVSGGSDDHAIACFRECDSDHPYWDSEPLDSVDGDESIFGPDCPPEERAAPDGGERTSDDHSEDVRREDR; this is translated from the coding sequence ATGAACGGAGAGTCGGCTGACCAAGACGTGATTTTGGAGGTTCGAAACGCCTCGGTCGAGTTCGATATGGGCCGCGGGACGTCGCGGGTCCTCGACGACGTCTCGATGGATATCCGCCAGAGCGAAATCCTCGGCGTCGTCGGCGAGTCGGGCTCCGGGAAGTCGATGTTCGCTTCGGCGCTCCTCGACGCGGTCGTCGATCCGGGTCAACTCACCGGGGAAGTGATCTATCACCCCGAGGACGGCGATCCGGTCGACATTGCGAATGCCGATCGTGATCTGCTGAAACGATACCGTTGGAAGGAAATTTCGATGGTGTTTCAGGGCGCGATGAGTTCGTTCAATCCGACCCAGCGGATCAGGGATCACTTCACGGAGACGCTGAAGGCACACGACCATACCCTCAAGTCAGGGATGGACCACGCGCGTAAGCTGTTGCGAGAACTCCACCTCGATCCCGATCGGGTGCTCGATGCGTACCCCCACGAACTGAGTGGCGGAATGCAGCAGCGAGCACTCATCGCGCTCTCGCTAGTGTTGAAACCGCGAGTGCTGGTGATGGATGAGCCGACCGCGGCGCTCGACCTGTTGATGCAGCGATCGATCCTCGGCCTTCTGGAGAACCTCCAGGAGCGGTACGATCTCACCGTCGTGTTCATCACTCACGACCTCCCACTGGTGGCTGGCCTAGCGGACCGGATCGGCGTCCTGTACGCCTTCCAGATGGTGGAGGTCGGCCCGACCGACGAAATCCTCCGCGATCCCGCCCACCCATACACGAGGGACCTGCTCAACGCCGTCCCGAACCTCGAGACACCACTAGACTCGATGACACCGATCGAGGGACAGGCACCCGATCCGGTCAACACGGCGACCGGCTGCCGGTACGTGTCTCGGTGTCCGCTGGCAACCGGCGAGTGTCGATCCGAAGACCCGCCGTTCTTTGATGTCAGTGCTGACCACGAGACGGCCTGTCACCACTGGGAGAGAGCGCGCGAGGAGATCCCGTTCGATCAGACCGAAAGCCCCAAACAGGTCGAAACAGACGTCGTGACAGGTCGCCAGTCAGATGATCCGGTACTCTCGCTCAACGACGTGGACGTCCACTTCGAACAGAGCTCGGGGCTTTGGTCGAAACTCACTGGCGACAGTGAGACTGTCTACGCTGTCAATGACGTTACCCTCGATATCTACGAGAACGACGTGGTCGCGCTCGTCGGTGAATCTGGCTGTGGCAAGACGACGCTTGGAAAGACCGCTATCGGTGTCCAACGACCGACCAGTGGGAGGGTTTCACATCGGGGAGTCGACGTCTGGGAGGCCCGCGACGGCGGCGACGACGCCTACGACGAGATCCGCTCGTCGCTACAGATTATCCACCAGGACCCGGGAAGTTCGCTAAATCCCAACAGGAGCGTTCAGGAGATCCTCGAGACACCGCTCAAGCAGGCTCAAAACGACCTCAGTTTCAAGGATCGACGGGAACGGATCATCGCGATGCTCGAATACGTCGGCCTCTCTCCGGCACGTGACTACGCCGAACGTTACCCACACCAGCTATCCGGTGGCGAGAAACAGCGCGTTGCGCTCGTGCGCGCACTGTTCATGAATCCGGACCTTATCCTGGCTGACGAAGCGGTGAGCGCACTGGACGTATCGCTCCGCGTCGAAATGATGGATCTGATGCTCGAACTGCAACAGCGGTTCGATACGTCGTACCTGTTCATCTCGCACAACTTCGAGAACGCGCGGTATCTCGCTGGAAGGGTCGACGGCCGGATCGGCGTGATGTACCTCGGAAACATCGTCGAAATCGGTCCCGCCGAGGAAATCATCCAGAATCCGCGTCATCCCTACACGAAGATTCTTCGCTGGTCGACGGCGGACATCGACCCGGACGATAGCAGTGGGGAACTACCGGTGCGGAACATCGATATCCCGGATCCCGTCGATCCCCCGAGCGGCTGTTCGTTCCAGACGCGGTGTCCGAAAGCCCGCGAACACTGTACCGAGGAGTGTCCGTCACTTGATCCGGTGAGCGGGGGTTCGGACGATCACGCGATCGCCTGCTTCCGCGAGTGCGATAGTGACCATCCCTACTGGGACAGCGAACCGCTCGACAGTGTCGATGGCGATGAGTCCATCTTCGGACCCGACTGTCCGCCCGAAGAACGCGCGGCACCGGACGGCGGCGAGCGGACCTCGGACGATCACTCCGAGGACGTACGGAGAGAGGATCGATGA
- a CDS encoding orotate phosphoribosyltransferase-like protein, with protein MKNVDSLVSEAAGLAESGLSRGEIADELNVSRETASWLIERATPDAEQPNGRPKSPQDIHIDWSTVGQNGRRLDHLGGILADVLSTDGDANLVVGIEKAGVPLATAVASELTVDLSTYTPRKHRWEKGDIDEYSGSFSHNFSSVDGADCYVVDDMITSGTTISETVRAVENEGGNVRGCAVIVDKNGTDRVDDVPVRSLITLVNLTAEE; from the coding sequence ATGAAGAACGTCGATAGTCTCGTGAGCGAAGCCGCCGGTTTGGCTGAGAGCGGACTCTCCAGGGGAGAGATCGCAGACGAACTCAACGTCTCCCGCGAGACCGCTAGCTGGCTCATCGAACGAGCGACGCCGGACGCTGAACAGCCCAACGGACGCCCGAAGTCTCCCCAGGACATCCACATTGACTGGAGTACCGTCGGCCAGAACGGCCGCCGACTCGACCACCTTGGCGGGATACTGGCCGACGTCCTCTCGACGGACGGAGATGCTAACCTCGTCGTTGGGATCGAAAAGGCGGGCGTCCCGCTGGCGACGGCCGTCGCGAGCGAACTAACGGTCGATCTCAGTACCTACACCCCGCGGAAACACCGCTGGGAAAAGGGAGATATCGACGAGTACAGTGGCTCATTCTCCCACAACTTCTCGTCGGTCGACGGCGCCGACTGCTACGTCGTCGACGACATGATAACATCGGGAACGACGATTTCCGAGACCGTTCGGGCCGTCGAGAACGAGGGAGGCAACGTCAGGGGTTGTGCCGTCATCGTCGACAAGAACGGGACGGACCGCGTCGATGACGTCCCGGTCAGGTCGCTGATCACACTGGTCAATCTAACCGCGGAGGAATGA
- a CDS encoding GH32 C-terminal domain-containing protein: protein MTDRDDSDDCRVVAYWPFDESEGSSAEEVVSGRRDAIEHAFADARFKSDSDPRWIDGVTGSGLLFDGYSTQIEHDRQILDGETTRLTVEAWIAPRAFEGQSSERLSPIISNHSVDDNRGFEFGLDGHGRCSFQVGLGDTWVAVQTESPLPKYSWSHVAAVFEGDDGTLRLYVDAACTAVERVPEGSVIFPADVPVLIGKNNRTERVDDTFALHNFAGAIDELKIYDCAFTASDVPERYETPCHDEHPSMNYETIALDPSRYRGDRHRPQYHPIPPGHWMNEPHAPLYHDGQYHLFYQHNPSGPYWGNIHWGHWVSDDLVHWRHLKPALAPERDGLAPDGIWSGGSTHDADGDPVLLFTAGEIDRTPDQRVVAASPVDPDDPELTSWRQDDESAIERPHSIGLRDNDFRDPFVWRENGTWYCLVGSGFATGGGAALVYESESLAEWVFRGCLHRTDHDEYPELGLVWELPVLLPIGEDETDAEKYAFIVSPIEGAAEVEVYYWLGEWDPDACRFVPDHEDPRRIDYGGFHFTGPHGIVDPETGRSLLFTIAQDDRRPRDHYDAGWAHNGGLPVHLFLRDDGRLGIEPIEELRSLRAERLAEIRNAQVSNANDELDGVGGTAVEIRATMASDGAEKYGLKVRANPDGSEETLIYYDERTERIVVHREHSTRNAETRATVSERSSLVHRGEVNRDGEDLELRVYLDGSMLEVYVNSLKSVTTRLYPEDERSTGIEAWADGDVTVQRLDVWELDSAYE from the coding sequence ATGACCGACCGAGACGATAGCGATGACTGCCGTGTCGTAGCGTACTGGCCGTTCGACGAAAGCGAGGGCTCGTCCGCCGAGGAAGTCGTGTCCGGACGCCGGGATGCGATCGAGCACGCGTTCGCGGACGCACGGTTCAAATCGGATAGTGATCCGCGGTGGATCGACGGCGTCACGGGAAGCGGACTGTTGTTCGACGGTTACTCCACGCAAATCGAACACGACCGGCAGATTCTCGACGGAGAGACGACCCGGCTCACGGTCGAAGCGTGGATCGCCCCCCGCGCGTTCGAGGGTCAGTCGTCAGAGCGTCTCTCCCCGATTATCAGCAACCACTCGGTCGACGATAACCGCGGATTCGAGTTTGGACTCGACGGACACGGCCGGTGCTCGTTCCAAGTCGGACTGGGAGACACGTGGGTGGCTGTCCAGACGGAATCACCGCTTCCCAAATATTCCTGGTCGCATGTCGCAGCAGTCTTCGAGGGCGACGACGGTACACTCCGACTCTACGTCGACGCCGCATGCACTGCAGTGGAACGAGTTCCCGAGGGGAGCGTGATCTTCCCGGCCGACGTCCCGGTTCTGATCGGAAAGAACAACCGAACCGAACGCGTCGATGATACGTTCGCTTTACACAACTTCGCAGGAGCGATCGACGAACTCAAAATCTACGACTGCGCGTTCACCGCCTCCGACGTCCCCGAGCGGTACGAGACGCCGTGTCACGACGAACACCCCTCGATGAACTACGAAACGATCGCCCTCGATCCGTCGCGATATCGCGGAGATCGTCATCGTCCGCAGTACCATCCGATCCCGCCCGGTCACTGGATGAACGAACCGCATGCACCGCTGTATCACGACGGTCAGTATCACCTGTTCTACCAGCACAACCCCAGCGGACCGTACTGGGGCAATATCCATTGGGGGCACTGGGTGAGTGACGATTTAGTCCATTGGCGGCACCTTAAACCGGCACTGGCGCCCGAACGCGACGGACTGGCTCCCGACGGGATCTGGTCCGGTGGGTCGACTCACGACGCGGACGGGGACCCTGTTCTCCTCTTTACCGCGGGAGAAATAGACCGCACTCCCGATCAGCGCGTCGTGGCAGCGTCTCCTGTTGATCCCGACGACCCCGAATTGACGTCTTGGCGTCAGGACGACGAGTCCGCGATCGAGCGCCCGCATTCGATCGGGCTTCGGGACAACGACTTTCGCGACCCGTTCGTCTGGCGGGAGAACGGGACGTGGTACTGTCTCGTCGGGTCCGGATTCGCTACCGGTGGCGGTGCGGCCCTCGTATACGAGTCTGAGAGCTTGGCGGAGTGGGTGTTCCGGGGCTGTCTCCATCGAACGGATCACGACGAGTACCCGGAGCTCGGGCTCGTCTGGGAGTTGCCCGTCTTGCTGCCGATCGGCGAAGACGAGACCGACGCCGAGAAGTATGCGTTCATCGTCAGTCCGATTGAGGGCGCCGCGGAAGTAGAAGTGTACTATTGGCTCGGCGAGTGGGACCCCGACGCCTGTCGGTTCGTTCCGGACCACGAGGACCCGCGACGTATCGATTACGGGGGGTTTCACTTCACTGGTCCTCACGGTATCGTCGACCCCGAAACGGGTCGGAGCCTCCTATTCACGATCGCACAGGACGACCGTCGTCCGCGGGATCACTACGACGCCGGATGGGCCCACAACGGCGGTCTCCCGGTACACCTGTTTCTTCGCGACGACGGTCGGCTCGGCATCGAACCGATCGAGGAACTGCGATCGCTCCGAGCCGAGCGACTCGCCGAGATCCGGAACGCGCAGGTCTCAAATGCGAACGACGAACTGGACGGCGTTGGTGGAACCGCAGTCGAGATTCGAGCAACAATGGCGTCCGACGGCGCTGAGAAGTACGGGCTGAAGGTAAGAGCGAACCCTGATGGGTCCGAGGAGACGCTGATATATTACGACGAACGGACGGAGCGGATCGTCGTCCACCGCGAACACAGCACTCGAAACGCCGAAACACGGGCGACTGTTTCGGAGCGAAGCTCGCTCGTCCACCGTGGCGAGGTCAACCGCGACGGCGAGGACCTCGAACTACGAGTGTACCTCGACGGGTCGATGCTCGAGGTATACGTGAACAGCCTAAAGAGTGTCACTACTCGCCTGTATCCGGAGGATGAGCGGTCGACCGGAATCGAGGCGTGGGCGGACGGTGATGTGACCGTCCAGCGATTGGACGTCTGGGAACTGGATAGCGCATACGAGTGA
- a CDS encoding TrmB family transcriptional regulator, which translates to MSGYENLDESEIRNSLQRHVDMSEYESQVYLALVQNGKQSMRDLSEASDVPKQRVYDIVEELREQGFVELDDSYPKKAYAVDPTKTLGPIQTHVEQVQNALEEFHKSVSDVDSGVAQFRNRSTIEKYISELLDSAERTIFLMTSVDRLRIFEDALRDNSDVQVRVVLTGLDEGHVVDDRIELNSPIREFADYVRGTVRSEPLVLSVDRTAGFFWPSTTDARRQPQEGFYVTDEELAFMFDRFLSDTVWPLGYPVNPDQRRSITLPQRYYRIHDCLSDLEVLTDSVPLRTLTVRFEGYDNVSGQQVSREGRLAGYYAPEFDDQAYLEVDIVEGDDEQSPTVTVGGWHSRREDYMATSIDLEKHEDWSAEELDDETLAHIETCRTELPEEIAGEVIVGFDGYIDYIRSLVGERKSPRMYDEISEFDTLREMITRASAQDKTLQFEWVESRRLPGGHTAHVGQVLDTAGYDTELVGFFGQPIRDEFSDAFDENALLSLGQPTVTEYLQFGDGKVLFTDSGGHQALNWETLREYVPLEDIVDRLDETDLVSIGGWALIPEISTIWEGIYEQVYPLLSSPPDDIIVCTSDVHRLTETTLRSDLESLSILDDAIPVTVVTTSEQAAHLSDALLSGDRGKRALHATAESLCREIGVSRVAVTAAKESVLAGPHGSQRIRSALISDPAEEGTFEDHFSAGIALGRVEALSDTSTLALGSAVASYFKQYQETPSLSDIRTFLDTYENQGPA; encoded by the coding sequence ATGAGTGGGTATGAGAACCTCGACGAATCCGAAATACGCAATTCGCTGCAACGCCACGTCGATATGTCGGAGTACGAGTCGCAGGTGTATCTCGCGCTCGTTCAAAACGGAAAGCAATCGATGCGAGATCTATCCGAGGCGAGCGACGTCCCAAAACAGCGCGTATACGACATCGTCGAGGAACTCAGGGAGCAGGGCTTCGTCGAACTCGACGACAGTTATCCCAAGAAGGCGTACGCGGTCGATCCCACGAAGACGCTTGGCCCGATCCAGACGCACGTCGAACAGGTCCAAAACGCGCTCGAGGAGTTTCACAAGTCGGTGTCCGACGTCGATAGCGGCGTCGCACAGTTCAGGAACCGGTCGACGATCGAGAAGTACATCTCCGAACTCCTCGACAGCGCCGAACGGACGATCTTCCTGATGACGTCCGTCGATCGACTGCGGATCTTCGAGGACGCGCTACGTGACAACTCAGACGTCCAGGTCCGCGTCGTACTCACTGGTCTCGACGAGGGGCACGTCGTCGACGACCGTATCGAACTCAACAGTCCCATCCGCGAGTTTGCCGACTACGTCCGGGGGACCGTTCGTAGCGAACCGCTCGTACTCAGTGTGGATCGAACTGCTGGGTTCTTTTGGCCGAGTACTACCGACGCACGTCGCCAGCCTCAGGAGGGATTCTACGTCACCGATGAGGAACTCGCGTTCATGTTCGATCGGTTCCTCTCGGACACGGTCTGGCCGCTCGGCTATCCGGTCAACCCCGATCAGCGCCGTTCCATCACGCTTCCGCAACGGTACTATCGAATCCACGATTGCCTCTCCGACCTGGAGGTACTCACCGACTCCGTTCCCCTCCGAACCCTGACGGTCCGATTCGAGGGGTACGACAACGTGTCCGGCCAGCAGGTCTCCCGAGAGGGCCGACTCGCCGGGTACTACGCACCGGAGTTCGATGACCAGGCGTACCTCGAAGTCGACATCGTCGAGGGCGACGATGAGCAGTCTCCGACGGTGACAGTCGGCGGCTGGCACTCGCGGCGGGAAGACTACATGGCGACGAGCATCGATCTGGAGAAACACGAAGACTGGTCCGCTGAAGAACTCGATGACGAGACGCTCGCACACATCGAGACGTGCCGGACGGAGCTCCCCGAGGAAATCGCCGGCGAGGTCATCGTCGGCTTCGACGGTTACATCGACTATATCAGATCGCTGGTCGGGGAACGGAAGAGTCCTCGGATGTACGACGAGATCAGCGAGTTCGACACGTTGCGCGAGATGATCACGAGGGCGTCGGCTCAGGACAAGACGCTCCAGTTCGAGTGGGTCGAGAGTAGGCGGTTGCCCGGCGGCCACACCGCCCACGTCGGACAGGTGCTCGATACGGCCGGATACGATACGGAACTCGTCGGGTTCTTCGGGCAGCCGATCCGGGACGAGTTCAGCGACGCGTTCGACGAAAACGCGCTCCTCAGCCTGGGACAGCCGACCGTGACGGAGTATCTACAGTTCGGCGACGGGAAGGTCCTGTTCACCGACTCCGGTGGACATCAAGCGTTGAACTGGGAAACGCTCAGAGAATACGTGCCGCTCGAAGATATCGTCGATCGCCTCGACGAGACTGATCTCGTGAGCATCGGCGGCTGGGCGCTCATCCCCGAGATATCGACGATCTGGGAGGGGATCTACGAGCAGGTGTATCCGCTGCTCTCGTCGCCGCCCGACGACATCATCGTCTGTACGAGCGACGTGCATCGCCTAACGGAGACGACGCTCCGGTCGGATCTGGAGTCGTTGAGCATCCTCGACGATGCGATCCCGGTGACGGTCGTGACGACCAGCGAACAGGCCGCACACTTGAGTGACGCTCTTCTGTCCGGCGACCGGGGGAAGCGAGCGCTCCACGCAACGGCAGAGTCGCTTTGCCGCGAGATCGGCGTGTCTCGGGTCGCGGTGACCGCTGCGAAAGAGTCCGTCCTCGCCGGCCCCCACGGGAGCCAACGGATCCGATCGGCCCTGATTTCCGACCCGGCAGAGGAAGGGACGTTTGAGGATCACTTCAGTGCAGGTATCGCCCTAGGACGCGTCGAGGCTCTCTCGGACACATCGACACTCGCCCTCGGAAGCGCAGTAGCGAGTTACTTCAAGCAGTACCAGGAGACGCCGTCTCTGTCTGATATTCGGACGTTTCTCGATACCTACGAGAATCAGGGCCCGGCCTGA
- a CDS encoding ABC transporter permease gives MKPTDEDRNPMADGGDINAAEIPLESVSVEDVTRRDQIAKDLRGHWETFLLAWSDWRFKAGFLILFGFVLAGTVGVWLVESPTYQDGNKWDSPSYFGENPLGTDQFGQDIAALLIHATPDMLLMLMGGAVFATGIGAFVGIVSGYKGGRADEILMTLTDTAMMIPGLPLIIIVGAIWEPTSPILVGILVSINAWAGTARSLRSQVLTIREEAYVEASRIMGVSTGSILRKDITPQLLPLILVNFVMSGRGVIFNSVALYFLGVLPVEGVNWGVMLEKAYNAGAVTSPQLYYTVLWPLLTIVLLSWGLIMLSQGLDRVVNVRVRDRHEGGEAK, from the coding sequence GTGAAGCCTACTGACGAGGACAGGAATCCGATGGCCGACGGCGGCGATATCAACGCGGCGGAGATCCCGCTTGAGAGCGTCTCCGTGGAGGACGTCACCCGACGCGATCAGATCGCCAAGGACCTTCGCGGACACTGGGAAACGTTCCTGCTGGCGTGGTCCGACTGGCGTTTCAAGGCCGGATTCCTGATCCTGTTCGGGTTCGTCCTTGCCGGAACGGTCGGCGTCTGGCTCGTCGAGTCACCGACGTATCAGGACGGGAATAAGTGGGACAGTCCGTCCTACTTCGGCGAGAACCCGCTCGGCACCGACCAGTTTGGACAAGACATCGCCGCGCTGTTGATCCACGCGACTCCAGACATGCTGTTAATGCTGATGGGTGGGGCAGTGTTCGCTACCGGGATCGGAGCGTTCGTCGGTATCGTCTCGGGCTACAAAGGCGGGCGAGCTGACGAAATACTGATGACGCTGACCGACACGGCGATGATGATCCCCGGGCTCCCGCTGATCATCATCGTCGGCGCGATCTGGGAGCCGACCAGTCCGATCCTTGTCGGTATCCTCGTGTCGATCAACGCGTGGGCCGGGACGGCGCGGTCGCTCAGATCTCAGGTCCTCACGATCCGGGAAGAGGCGTACGTCGAGGCCTCGCGGATCATGGGCGTCTCGACCGGATCGATCCTGCGCAAGGACATCACGCCGCAGCTCCTCCCGCTCATCCTCGTCAATTTCGTGATGTCGGGGCGAGGAGTGATCTTCAACTCCGTAGCGCTGTACTTCCTCGGGGTGCTTCCGGTCGAGGGCGTCAACTGGGGGGTGATGCTGGAGAAGGCGTACAACGCCGGTGCAGTCACGTCGCCACAGCTGTACTACACGGTGTTGTGGCCACTCCTGACGATCGTGCTCCTATCGTGGGGACTCATCATGCTCTCACAGGGGCTCGACCGTGTCGTCAATGTCAGGGTTCGCGACCGCCACGAAGGCGGGGAGGCTAAGTGA
- a CDS encoding carbohydrate kinase family protein, with amino-acid sequence MGDQNILVVGETLVDMLPAVPGDLRDVESYQRRAGGAPANVAARLAAVGADPLFWTRVGDDGFGDFLVDTLEDRSVPLRFVEQDPTAKTTLAFVAHDETRDRSFTFYRDGTADTKLETGAVPTSTLEEIEWVYVGGVVLAAEPARSAVFDLLRRAREANCSVYFDPNWRPELWDDDDTGVLEDAVEMADVLKATSDELEQLGYRQESLERRCEVVCRNGPHTVFLTRGDEGAMAYATVDAPWGDGAVEHEGFDVDVVDTTGAGDAFVSTTVAALARRSADLDRIVRLANASAAISATTTGAMERPPDWRMISEFVDSHTAPK; translated from the coding sequence ATGGGTGACCAGAATATCCTCGTAGTCGGCGAAACACTCGTTGATATGCTGCCCGCGGTACCGGGGGATCTCCGCGACGTGGAGTCGTACCAGCGTCGCGCCGGCGGCGCCCCGGCCAACGTCGCAGCACGTCTCGCAGCGGTCGGTGCTGACCCGCTGTTCTGGACTCGAGTCGGCGACGACGGGTTTGGTGACTTTCTCGTCGATACGCTGGAAGACCGTAGCGTTCCATTGCGCTTCGTCGAGCAGGATCCCACAGCGAAGACGACCCTCGCGTTCGTCGCTCACGACGAAACACGGGATCGGTCGTTCACGTTCTATCGCGACGGCACTGCCGATACGAAACTCGAAACCGGCGCCGTTCCAACGAGCACGCTCGAGGAGATCGAGTGGGTGTACGTCGGCGGCGTCGTGCTCGCGGCCGAGCCGGCTCGATCAGCCGTGTTCGATCTGCTACGGCGCGCACGAGAGGCGAACTGTTCCGTGTACTTCGATCCGAACTGGCGTCCGGAACTGTGGGACGACGACGATACGGGCGTCCTTGAAGACGCGGTCGAGATGGCCGACGTGCTCAAGGCGACGTCCGATGAACTGGAACAACTCGGATACAGGCAGGAGTCGCTCGAGCGACGGTGCGAAGTAGTCTGCCGGAACGGGCCACACACTGTCTTTCTTACGCGCGGCGATGAGGGAGCTATGGCGTACGCGACAGTCGACGCGCCGTGGGGAGACGGCGCTGTCGAGCATGAAGGATTCGATGTCGACGTGGTCGACACGACTGGGGCGGGCGACGCGTTTGTCTCCACAACAGTCGCCGCGCTTGCGCGAAGGTCTGCCGATCTGGACCGAATCGTCAGGCTTGCGAACGCATCTGCGGCGATCTCGGCGACTACGACGGGAGCGATGGAACGGCCACCGGACTGGAGGATGATCTCCGAATTCGTGGACTCTCACACTGCACCCAAGTGA
- a CDS encoding HAD family hydrolase — protein MQVYSQLYELYDSTDTETLRARQDLVNVFPPLDSQVSLQQWESVRDDLDQQKTQIRRSFPNGDAYAEIAAHATESQAFTALDLYNKYERPINALVLDVDETLRSASTTDNEIPRDTLYFLTELHERGVPIVICTGQTLENVKGFMIQGLGSEIVHSGDLSIVYEAGTGVFTPEHGAETKRLLYESLDDDIVDVFDAVRSRVLSDAPEDLRRNCHLQGNEFNITVKPNFKIGSERAREIIDAGLVHQLELLGEAVATQLGYLSDEGRQWTKAFYADADPEIDGVLTERKETSECKVSDVPEDVSALFERIDVAYYEADAAEIGSLELNKVAGVEAAFDVLGIDDPFAVAMGDSKSDLRVMRWLTETGTGISAAPGHASTDVLDFVRETDELVFDEGKSSKMLRAIYALNELAATYRSRRGA, from the coding sequence GTGCAAGTTTATAGTCAGTTGTATGAGCTGTACGATAGTACCGACACTGAGACGCTCAGGGCACGTCAGGATCTCGTCAACGTGTTCCCGCCACTCGATTCACAAGTCTCCCTACAGCAGTGGGAGTCCGTTCGAGACGACCTCGACCAGCAGAAGACCCAGATTCGGCGGAGTTTCCCGAACGGAGACGCCTACGCGGAGATCGCCGCACACGCGACGGAAAGCCAGGCGTTCACCGCACTCGATCTGTACAACAAGTACGAACGTCCGATCAACGCACTGGTCCTCGACGTCGACGAGACGCTCCGGTCGGCGTCAACGACCGACAACGAGATCCCGCGAGACACGCTATACTTCCTGACGGAACTTCACGAACGCGGCGTTCCGATCGTGATCTGTACCGGGCAGACCTTGGAAAACGTCAAGGGCTTCATGATACAAGGGCTCGGCAGCGAAATCGTCCACTCGGGCGACCTCTCGATCGTCTACGAGGCCGGAACCGGCGTATTCACACCTGAACACGGTGCGGAGACGAAGCGGCTACTCTATGAGTCGCTCGACGACGACATCGTTGACGTGTTCGACGCGGTTCGCTCACGTGTGCTCTCGGACGCTCCCGAAGACTTGCGGCGGAACTGCCACCTACAGGGCAACGAGTTCAACATCACGGTGAAGCCGAACTTCAAGATCGGCTCCGAACGAGCTCGAGAGATCATCGACGCGGGGCTGGTCCATCAGCTCGAACTGCTTGGCGAGGCTGTGGCGACGCAGTTAGGGTATTTGAGCGACGAGGGACGCCAGTGGACGAAAGCGTTCTACGCCGACGCGGATCCCGAGATTGACGGCGTCCTCACCGAGCGTAAGGAGACCTCTGAGTGTAAGGTTAGTGACGTTCCGGAGGATGTGAGTGCACTCTTCGAGCGCATCGACGTCGCGTACTACGAGGCCGATGCCGCGGAGATCGGCAGCCTCGAACTGAATAAGGTCGCCGGCGTGGAAGCCGCCTTCGACGTGCTCGGTATCGACGACCCGTTCGCCGTTGCGATGGGCGACAGCAAGAGCGATCTCCGAGTCATGCGTTGGCTCACGGAAACGGGGACCGGGATCTCCGCCGCCCCCGGACACGCCTCGACCGACGTCCTGGACTTCGTCCGCGAGACCGACGAATTGGTGTTTGACGAGGGGAAGAGCTCCAAGATGCTGCGAGCGATCTACGCACTGAACGAACTGGCCGCGACGTACCGATCACGACGGGGTGCATAG